The candidate division WOR-3 bacterium nucleotide sequence TCAATATGTTTTCCTAAATTTTCCAACCCCTTCCTTAACTGACTCACTGTTCCCTTATCTAACTCCTTCTCCTTTGCACCGCCGTGAAATTTCAAAGCCTTAATTGTCGCTACTAAACAGGCGAGAGCAATTGGTAAGTTGCCAAGACGAGCAAAAAGATTAACAAACTTTTCCCCTCCGAGATCAGAACCAAATCCCGCTTCCACCACCACGTATTCTGCTAATTTTAGCGCCATCTTAATGGAAATTAGACTCGCAGTGCCGTGGGCAATATTCGCAAAACAGCCGGTATGGACAAAAGCCGGGGTATTTTCAGAAGTCTGAACTAAATTCGGTTTTAAAGCCTCCCTTAAAAGAACTGCCATACTGCCACAGGCACCAAGTTCACCCGCATAAATTGGTTTTAGGTTTTTATCATAGGCAACGAGGATTCGGCAAAGGCGGGACTTCAAATCCGCTAAAGAAGTTGCCAAAGAGAGTATCGCCATCACCTCCGAAGCCGGGGTGATAATGAAACCATCTTCTCGGGCAGGACCGTTTGTCTTTCCACCTAAGCCAACAACGATATTCCGGAGACTCCGGTCGGACAAATCAATTGTCCTCTTGAATAAAATCTCCCTCTCGTCAATCTCCAAATCATTACCGAAATGGATATGGTTATCCAAAATGGAAGCCAAAAGGTTATGGGCACTGGCGACGGCGTGCCGGTCACCGGTAAAGTGGAGGTTAATATCCTCCTCCGGTAAGACACAACATTTGCCACCACCAGTGCCCCCACCTTTTTTCCCAAAAATTGGACCGAGCGAAGGCTCGCGGAGACAGACAATTGCCCTCTTCCCAATTTTTTCTAAAGCCATCGCCAGACCAATCGCTACCGTTGTCTTTCCTTCACCCGAAGGGGTTGGAGTCATCGCGGTCACCAAGATTAACTTTCCATCCTTATTCTCTTTTATCTTATCGTAAAACTTCAAAGAAATCTTCCCTTTATAGATACCATAGGGGATAAAATAATCCTGCTCAATCCCTAATCGCTCCGCGATTTCCGCTACCGGAACTAAGGACATCTTTTACTCTTCAACCTTTATCGCGTTAACCGGACAATCTTCCGCTGCTTGCCGGACATCCGCTTCGGCGGCTTCGGGGACAACATCAACCTTTACACTAGCCACATCGCCTTTCATCTCAAATATATCCGGGCAGGAGGTGACACATAACTCGCAACCCGTGCAGAGCTCCTCATCTATGTATACCTTCATTTTTCCTCCCCATAAATTATATTTTAACGCAAATTTTAGTAAAAAAAAGAAAAATGTCAAATTGAAATTTCACTTGGCTATAATGCCTCTAAAATGTTAAAAGAATTTGATACCTTTTTACTCTTCACAAAAATTATCTGATGAGATAACTTTTTATTAAAGGGCAAAATGCTTTAAGTTATTTATTTTCAACAACTTAAAGCCATTTTACTTAAAAGATAGGGGTCAGTCCCCCCTACGGCATCCCTGGGGGGTAAATAAGACTAACTCTTCCCTCATTTT carries:
- a CDS encoding ferredoxin; its protein translation is MKVYIDEELCTGCELCVTSCPDIFEMKGDVASVKVDVVPEAAEADVRQAAEDCPVNAIKVEE
- a CDS encoding formate--tetrahydrofolate ligase — its product is MSLVPVAEIAERLGIEQDYFIPYGIYKGKISLKFYDKIKENKDGKLILVTAMTPTPSGEGKTTVAIGLAMALEKIGKRAIVCLREPSLGPIFGKKGGGTGGGKCCVLPEEDINLHFTGDRHAVASAHNLLASILDNHIHFGNDLEIDEREILFKRTIDLSDRSLRNIVVGLGGKTNGPAREDGFIITPASEVMAILSLATSLADLKSRLCRILVAYDKNLKPIYAGELGACGSMAVLLREALKPNLVQTSENTPAFVHTGCFANIAHGTASLISIKMALKLAEYVVVEAGFGSDLGGEKFVNLFARLGNLPIALACLVATIKALKFHGGAKEKELDKGTVSQLRKGLENLGKHIENLRKMNLPVAVVLNLFPGDKEKEIKIVKGFCDFQEVPFVTFEGYQKGSEGGIELAQVVEKMTTKWDISFTPIYQLTDGVKEKIFKVAREIYGADDVIYTSQAEKDLERINKLNLSNLPICIAKTNLSLSDNPLLFGVPKGFKITISRVVIFSGAGYLVPMAGDINLMPGLPKEPNARRIDLNEKGFIVGLR